The nucleotide sequence TAGTAAGTTATGATTCAAAACTTGAAGCAATTAGAATTGTTAGTCCTATGGTTGGAACACCAGCATATGAAGCAGGACTTCAGGCTGATGATTTAATAATTAGTGTTGATGGATCTCCCGTATCTGATATAGGTTATATTGGAGCTGTTAATAAGATGAGAGGTGCTCCAGGAACAAAAGTACAAATAGAAATTTTTAGAGAAGGTTGGGAAGAAACAAAAAAAATCACCTTAATAAGAGCTAAAATAGAAACAGTTACTGCAAAATATAAAGTTTTTAATAGCGATGATTTTAAAATTGGATATATAAAATTAACAAATTTTGCAGAAAAAAGTGCATCTGAAATGCAAAAAGCTTTAAAAGCTATTGAAAAAGAGAATGTAAATGGTATTATTTTAGACTTAAGAAATAACCCTGGAGGATTTCTTAATGTCGCTATTGATATAGCAAGCATGTTTATTAAAGATAAAACAATAGTAACAGTAAGATATTATGACGGGTCGGAAGAAATTATAAAACCAAAAACATATGAACACTTTGATTTTTTAGATAAATTACCTATAGTATTATTAGTAAATAAATCATCAGCTTCAGCATCTGAAATTTTAACCGGAGCATTAAAAGATAATAAAATAGCTATTGTTATCGGGAAAACCACTTATGGTAAAGCAGCTGTTCAAAGACCTATTCCTCTATCTAACGGTGGAGAAGTTTGGTTACCAATAGGACATTATTTTACTCCTAATGGAAATGATATTCATTTAAAAGGTATAAATCCTGATATTGAAATAGATAATCCTACAAAAGAAATAAAAGATGTTGAACAATTAGAAGCTAAAAATACTACTACTTTTGAAGCAGTTATTGATTTAGATAATGATTTACAATTATTAAAGGCTATTGAAGTTTTAAAATCGGGGGAAGATAATTAATGAGAATTTATGGAATGGTAATAGTTTTTTCTATTACCATTCTTTTATTAAGTATTATAACCTATTTTTTATTTGGAAATATTGAAAAAGAAGAAATTATAAGAGATACACTTCCTATATTTACTATAAATAATTATCATAATGAAATAAAAAATGGTATAATTTCCAAGATATCTAATTTTAAAAATATTTCAAAGATTTTTTTTGTTATTGATGATTTAGGTATTTTTGTTGGTAAAATAAATGTTGATTATTTAAATAATCATATTTATATTGCTGTAATTAATTCAGAAACTTATAATGAATTAAAAATAACTTTAAAATCATTAGATTCTTCTATTCAAGAACATAAAGAAAACATATCATTTTATGGTTTAGATTTAGTAAAAAATATATCTTATTCTAAGAATTTTACTTTAGTTAATTATCCTACTATAGCTATATTAGATTTATCAAAACTTTCACTAGAACAATTAAGTTTTTTAAAATTAAAATATTATGTTATGGATAAAAACACGTATAAGCCTTATTCATTTAAAACTGATTTTTTAGAAAACCTAAAAAAAGAAAATGGTATAATATTAGATTCTAATATCATTAATAATCCTGGAGTTAAACCTTTATTAGAGGTATTTGAAGAGTTAGGTATTAATGTTATATATGATATGAAAGTATATACTGGAGGAATACACTAATGTTAAATTATATTTTTAAAATCATATTTTCACCTAGAAAAGTAAAAAGTGCTCCTTTTTACAATATATATGTTGGAATTATAATTTTATTATTTTTCTGGTTTTCTCCATTATTTTCAAATTTAACTATATATGGTTTTTTCAAAAAAACACTTTTAATTGTTTCTTTAATATTTGTAAATAATGGTATAAGAACATCTTTTTATGATATTAAAGATTTCAGAAATGTTTTCCCATATTATATTCTTTCTTCATCGCCATTGTTATTCATAGGTTTTTTTAGCATTCTTATTAAATACTCCTTTCATTATTATTTTATATTACCTTTTATTTGGATGGAATTATTAAAGATAAGAATAGATATAATGCATAAAAAATATTTTGCTATTATTTTTGGAATTATAATTGACACTTTAGTATATTTATTGCTCTGGAGATGATAAAATGAAAAAAAAATATTTATTACTTTCAGAATTTCTCACTAAAAATTACAAATTAATACTAATTTTATTTTTTATTCTTTCTATTTCTATAATATATAATGTAACTAATTTAAAAATTAATTCTGATCTTTTAGAGCTTTTACCAAAAGATGATCCCATAGTTCTTTCATATAAAAATGAATCTAAAAATCAATCAGAATCTGAAATAATGATTGTCGCCTTTTATTTAAATGAAGATACTAATTATAGAAAATTAGCTCTTGATTTTAAAGAAGAAATGAAAAATTTGAATGGTTTTAAAGATTTAGCTAAAACAGATGTATCATTACTATTATCATACGGATTTTTAAATGTTTCAAATTCCAATTTAATAGATGAATTGGTAAAAAATATAAATAAAACCTTTGAATCTTTTTCTAATATAAATCCATATGATTTTAAATCATTTGAATATATTAACGATACTTTATATTTATTAAATAAATTAAATGATAATTTTGAATCTTCTAAACAAACTGATCCATTATTAGGATACTATACATTATCTCCAGATAAAAAAATAATGGTAATGGGAGTAACATTTAATGAACCTACTTCAAACTTAGATTTTGTAAATATTATAATTCCGAAAGTTAAAAATATTCTAAATAAGATAAATACTAAATATAATATTAAAACCGGACTAACAGGCTCTTATATCTATTCCTATGAAGCTAATAAAACTGTTTCTTTTGATTTTTCTATTACAACATATCTTTCAATAGTACTTATTATGATTATTTTCTATATTACCTTTGGTAATTTAACAAGTACTATATTAGTTTTTATCAGTTTAATTTTTTCAGTAGGTATAACTTTAGGATTATCTACTCTTATTTTTAAAGAATTAAATATTTTAACTTCATTTGTTGCTGCAATTACTCTAGGTTTAGGTATTGATTATGGCATACATATAACTAGTAGGTTAATAACGGAATTTAAAGAAAGAAAAAATTATATAGAAGCACTATCAATAACATATGAAACGGTATTAATTCCTATAATCTATGGTGTTTTAACAACAATTCTTGTTTTTCTTTCTTTAGTATTTATTAAACTTCCTGCTTTTACCGAAATGGCTATAATAAGTAGCTTAGGTTTATTCGTATTTGCTTTAATTATGATTTTTATTACTCCTATTACATTTTACCCTTTTAGACATATTATTCTAAAAACTTATAAAGAAAATAAAATAAATATTTGGTTTCAAAAACTAGGAGTTTGGATACCAAAAAGGCGAAAAATAATATTATCATTTATTATATTATTTATATCAATTTTCTCTGTATTTGGTATAATTAACTTTTCTAATTTTTCTTATACCCCACCAGGATTAGCACCAACAAATTCAGAAAGTAGTCAAACCTTTAATGATATAGCCGAACACTTTGGTAATTCATTATTTAATGAATTACAATTTATTATTGCTATAGATGAAAATTCTCAAGAATTTATAGACGAACTAAAAAAATCACCATATATTTCCAAAGTTGAAAGTTATTTAGATATATTAAAAAAACAATTAGGTGATTTTGAAAAAATTAAATTGAAAACTCAAGAAATATCTAAAATTGTAAACGATCCATTCACTGTTGCTGTATTAAAAAAATACGATATTTATTCTGAAACTTTAAAAATTATTGATTTAGCAGCTAACTCAAATAATGAAAAAGATTTTATACTAGGAATTACTGAATTAATACCAGAAAGTTTAAGAAAAAATATTTTAATTAATAAAGAAGGTAAAGATTATTTTATAGTATACGTAACTCCTTCAATTAATTTAAATGCAAACAATGGAATGAAATATTTTTATGACTCTGTTAAACAATATATAAATAGATTTTTAGGTAGTTCTAAAGCTTTGTACAGACTTATGTATTTAATAGAAAAACAATTTTTCTCTGTTCTAGCATTTTCTATTGTTATGATAGGACTTCTAACATATTTATCAAGAAAATCATCAAAAGAAACAATTATTGCTATATTAGGTTTAATTTTCACAAATTTTACAACATTTGGAATTATTTACTTTTTTGATATTAACGCAACATTCTTAACAATAATTTCACTACCTTTAATATTTGGTATTGGAGTAGATGGATATATACATTTATTTCACGCAATTGATGAAGATAAATCGCATTATTGGCATACTTTAAAAGCTATAACATTATCATTTTTAACAACAATCTCATCTTTTATAACCTTTCAATTATCCAGAGGGGAATTACTTAAGCAGTTTAGTTTAACAATGGTTTTGGGCATTTTTATTTCATGGATTATGACAGTATTATTGATACCTTCATTAAAAAAATGATTTTTACATAAATAGTTCTTTTGTTACGTTTGAAAATTCACAATTAATATTAAAGTATTGAAACTTAACATTTATTTTTGTATACTATAGATGTAAAAAGAAAATCCCCCTATCCCCCCCTGAAATAGATGGATAGACATTTAACGGATCCTTTGGATCCGTTTTTTTTTATGATATAATATTCATATATTTTTCAGGAGGTTAATCATGAAAAAGTTAAAATTTATTTTATTTTCTTTATATATATTTATTATAATCACATTATTTACTTTTATAATTTTTATATACAGCGAAGTAAAAACATATAATCAAAATATTGAAAGAAATTATGTTAGAAATTTTATTATACAAACTGATAAAAAGATAATAGAAAATGTATATAATTATATTAAATATAATTATTTTAATTTTAAACCATTTCATATTATTATAAAAAAAAGCAATAATATATCTGACATAGAAAATAAAGATGGTTTAATAACAAAAAATATTGAAGTTGATAATAATATATATGAATTTAGTTATTCCATTGAAGATTACTTAAATTATATTAAATTATTTACTGGAAAAGATATTATTATATATTATAATAATAAAACTTACCCGGTTAGTATTAATTTAAATAACTTAAATAATAAACTGTCAATTAATTATGAAAACATTGATTTTTATATTTTAAATACTAATAATTTTAATGAACGATATTCACATTTTTTTATGACTATTTTAGTATTAATATTCATAGTATTATACATAATTATTCATAGGATTTATTATTATTCGAAATTAGATATATTAAATATCATTGAATTTATAAACAAAAGAGATGATAATATAAAATTAAATACCCAAGAAGGAAATATATTAAAAGAAAATATTACAAAAATAATTGATAAAAATAAAAAATTAGAATCTATTTCAGAAGACTTAAAAAATGAATTTAATAAAAATATTGAAAGATATAATAATATAATAAATGATTTTATTATTGATATTAGTAATAAGCTCCAAAATATTTCAAATTATATTTACCTTCCTAACAAAAACAAAGAAGAAATAATAAATAAAAATATTAATGAACTTTCTAATATAATAGATAAATATATAATATTACTAGATTTCAAACAGAAATTAGAAAATGATATAGAAAACTACGATTTTTTTAACTTGGATGAATTACTTAATGAAATAATATATTATTTATCACAAAATTTATATAATATTACCATTAAAAAGCAAAATAACTTGATTAATAATATTATTTTTGGAAATAAAAAATTAATTTATTTATTATTATATGATATCTTAGTTTTAATATTATCCAACAAGTCTCATGGAAATATTATTTTAAAATATTATGTGATAGATGGAGAATTAGAAATAAAAATTATAGATGAAAATAATATATATAATGAATATTTAATATTACTAAAAAACAAATCCAATCATCTAAATATTGATTTAATATATAAATATTTAAATAATCTTAATGGTAATATATATATAAATCAAGATAGTAAAAATAATATAATTATAATTAGAATACCTATTAGTATAATAAATTTTCTAAATAAGTATGATTTTAAAAAGCTATTTAAAAATTATACTTTAGAATTAATAGAAAAAAAATATACATTAAATAAAGCAAATATATATATAAATGAATTATTATTCTCATATATAGAAACACTAAAAAATCCTACCTCTGAAAATGTTGAAAAAATCAAAAAAATTCTTAAAGATCATAAATTTGATTTATTAAATAATCTTTTAGATTATATTATACAAAATAATGATGAAAAAATTAGAAATTTATTAATTTCAAAATTAAAAACAGGAGGATAATCCTCCTGTTAAAATTTTTCCTTAATTTTTTCTATATCTTCACCTATTTCTTCCCAAATTTTATTTAATTCATCATCAGACAATTTTGCTAAATTATTTAACTTTTCAGGAACACCTTGTCTTTTTCCAGGTAAACATCCATCTGCTTTTACTTCACCTTTCACAAAACCTTTTGCAAACCCCGGACATCCAGGATAACCACATGCACCACAATTAATTCCTGGTAATAAATTTTCTGCAAATATCACTCTTAAATCTTCTTTTACTTCAAATTTCTTTTCAGCAAATGCTAAAAATGTTCCTGCTAAAAAACCTAAAATTGCAAGTAGTATTACCGCATTTATTATTATAGACATTATTACTCCTCCCTTATATTTTTATGAGACCTGAGAATCCCATAAATGCCATTGATAAAAGTCCTGCTGTAATTAAAGCAATAGCAGTTCCTTTAAATGGCTCAGGAATATCATAGTAGTCCATTCTTTCTCTAATAGCAGAGAAAATAATCAATGCCATTCCGAAACCAAAACCAGCCCCTAAAGCATTAACTATAGTTTCAACTAATGTATATTTATTAATTACATTAATTAATGCTAGACCTAAAATTGCACAATTAGTAGTAATTAAAGGCAAATAAATTCCTAATGCTTCATATAAATTTGGTGAAACTTTTTTTATATAAAACTCTATAAATTGAACTAATGTTGCAATAACAAGTATAAAAACAATAGTTGTTAAAAATTCCAACCCTAATTTAACCAATAAAAGATTTAAAAACCATGTAATTACACTGGATAAAACCATAACAAAAATAACTGCCATAGACATTCCAGATGCTGAACTTATTTTCTTAGAAACCCCTAAAAAAGGACATATACCTAAAAATTTAGACAAAACAAAATTATTGACTAATATTGCTGAGAGAAATATGAAAAACAATTTCATTTGTTTTCACCAGCCTTTGCTTTATTTCTATTATGTATTCCTATTGCATTAAACATTGCCAATAACATACCTAAAACCAAAAATGCTCCTGGTGGTAATATCATAACATATAATTTCATAGCATCTCCCCAAATAGGAAGACCAAAAATTGTACCATTTCCCAATAATTCCCTAACAGAACCCAATAATACTAAAGCTCCAGTAAATCCTAATCCCATACCTAACGCATCATAAATTGAATCTAATACTGTATTCTTTGAAGCAAATGATTCAGCACGACCTAAAATAATACAGTTAACAACTATTAACGGAATAAATAATCCTAATGTTTTCCATAAGTCATATACATATCCATGCATTAATATATCTACCATTGTAACAAAAGAAGCTATAACAACAATATATATAGGTATTCTAATATTTTTAGGAACCCATTTTTTAATTAAAGATACAACTATATTTGACAAAATTAAAACAGATAAAGTTGCTAATCCCATACCTAATGCATTTTCTGCATTAGTGGTAGTTGCTAGTGTAGGGCACATACCTAAAACTTGTATAAAAATAGGATTTTGTTCAAATAATCCAGCTTTAAAATTTTTTATATTAGCCATTATTGAATCACTCCTTTGGATTTGAGATATTCAAATCCTGCATTTATTGAATTAGCCACTGCTCTTGGAGTAATTGTTGCACCTGTCATCACATCACTAGTTTGTATTATACCTTTTTCTTTTCCTTCTTTTATTTGTTGAGGTGTGTTTAATAATACCCCAGCATCTTTATTTACTTTTACCCCATTCAACAATCCTTCATATGAAATTGGGAAAAATCTTTTCTTTATATTTTCTTGAGCGATATTTGCACCTAACCCTGGAGTTTCTTGTGAATAAGAAATTACTTCCAAATTATTAAAGTATATTTCATCCTCTTTTACAAAAGATACCACAGAAATAACTTCTCCTCCAAATCCTATACTTGATACTGTTAAAATATATATTTCTTGTCCTTTATCATTTATATATTTGTATACTGGAGAATATACTTTTGAATTTGAATTTGAATATAATATTCCACTTTCATTTGAATCCCAAATAGCTTCATCTAATTCTTTTGATGAGTTTGGAATATTACTTATTAATAATCCATCACCTTTTGAATTTTCTAACACTTTTTTAATAGCCTTTAATTTTGCTTGTAATTCAGCATTATCTATTGCTGGCTTTGCTGAAACATATACAATTGAAACAATTAATCCAGAGATTACAATAAATATCATTAATATAAGTCCTGTCTTTATATATTCTTTCATTATTTACCACCTCTTGTTGTTCCAAAAATGCGTGGTTTAGCATAAATATCAATTAATGGCACTAATGCATTCATAATTAAAATAGAGAATGAAACACCTTCAGGATATCCTCCAAAAAGCCTTATAACCATTGTAATTAATCCTAATCCCAATCCAAAAATAATCTGACCTTTAACTGTCATAGGGCTAGTAACCATATCAGTAGCCATAAACAATGCACCTAGCATTAATCCTCCTGCTAATAAATGAAATAATGGAGATGCATATTTTGTAGGATCAACTAAATAAAAAATTGAAGCAATTACAAATACTGTTGAAATATATGTAACTGGTATCCAAATTTTTATTCTTCCACGAACTACTAAATATATAAAACCTATCAACAATGCTAAAGCACTAACTTCCCCTATTGATCCTGGAACTGTACCAACAAAAAGTGATTTTAGACTAATTGTGTAATCAGACCAATTTGATAAAGAATCAATACCTTTTTCTTTTAATATTGCTAAAGGTGTTGCTGTTGTTATTGTATCAAATTTATAATAAAATGGTCTATACCAAGTTGTCATTGCAACTGGGAAAGATATTAACATAAATACCCTTCCAATTAATGCTGGGTTAAATACATTTTTACCCAAACCACCATAAACATGTTTTCCTAACACAATTGCGGCAAATGTTCCTATTAATATTTGCCACCAATTTACTGCTAAAGATAAATTCATTGCTAATAATAAACCTGTTACTGAAGCACTTCCATCTGGTTTAAAGTTTTTTTGTTTTCTAAGAACCTTCATTATAAATAATTCCATTACTTCTGCTAAAATCATTGTATATAACATTATCCATAACGCTCTTAATCCAAAAACCCATGTTGATACAATTACTGATGGTATGAGGGCTATTAATACATCTACCATCACAGCTCTTACACTATCTTTTGATCTTAAATGTGGTGCTGCTGCAACATTCAACTTCATTTTTTTGCCCTCCCTTTTAAAGCTCTAGCTACTTTCTTTCCAGTTTTAAAAGATTTAACCAATTCAATACCAGCTGGACATGCATATGAACATGATCCACATTCAATACAATCCATCAACCCATATTCAAGAGCTTTATCATACTCTCTTTTTTCAACTTGCATTTTTAATAAGTATGGCATTAAATTTATTGGACATACTTGAACACATTTTGAACATCTAATACATGGGAATAATTCTTTATCAGGTGCAACATCTTTAGTCATAACTGTTAATGCATTATTCCCTTTAAAAGTAGGAAGTTCTATATTTGGAAGTGGAATACCCATCATAGGGCCACCATACAATATTCTATCTATTTTTTCCTCTTCGACTAATCCAACATAATCTAACAAATCTTTTGCTAATGTACCTATTCTATATATAAAGTTTCCAGGATTTTTTACACCTTCACCGGTTAGTGTAATGCCTCTTTCTACTAAAGGTTTCCCTTTTTCAACAGCTTCATATATAGCATATATTGTTGAAACATTAAATACTATTGCTCCAACATCTAATGGCAATCCACCTGAAGGTACTTCTTTTTTTGTAATAGCATATATTAATTGTTTTTCCGCACCTTGAGGATACTTTGTTTTTAATACTTTTACTTCAATTGGTTCTCCAGATACAGCTTCTTTCATTTTTTCTATTGCATCAGGTTTATTACTTTCAATTCCAATATACGCTTTGTTTACTCCTGTTGCATGCATAATTATCTTTATACCTTTAACTATTTCTTTTGATTTTTCTAACATCATCCTATGGTCTATAGTTATATATGGTTCACATTCTGCAGCATTAATAATTAAATAATCTGCTTTTTTCCCTTCTGGAATAGACATTTTTACATGAGATGGGAACATCGCTCCACCTAGTCCCACAATACCTGCTTCTTTTACTATTTCTATAATTTCTTTTGGTGATTTTTTTGAATAATCTCCATGATTAGGAATAAAATCCCATTCATCATCACCTGTTCTTTGAATAACTATTACATCATTTTTTGAACCAGATGCGGCATTTGTCATTTTAATAATTTCCACAACTTCACCAGTTACAGAAGAGTGAATATTTGCAGAGATAAAACCATTAGCTTCACCAATTTTTTGACCTGTTTTTACTTTTTGGCCTGGTTCCACTAAAATCTTCGCAGGAGCTCCTATATGATTTGTAGTGTAAATATACACTTTTTCTGGTAGTGGCAAAACCTTTATTTCTTTATGTTCTGCCAATTCCTTTTTTTCAGGTGGATGAACTCCTCCCTTAAAAGATAATAGAGCCATTTCCTTCCTCCTTTCAATATTTCCTATTATGTGGAACATTATATAATGTTTTATTTGGCTTCTCATTATAATACGGTCTTGTGCAAAAACTACATCCACTTGTTTTTATTGCTTCATTATAAGAAATATCGACATCTGGTAATTTTACTAAAATGCCATTTTTAAATTCAAAATCGTCTTTTTTTACATCAAATTTTTCTATAATTTCTCTAGCAAGTTGTATTTTTCTATACCTTTCCAAAGATGGAGGATCTTTTTTTTCAAATTCAGTACCCGCAACTGGTGTAAAAGCAAATAATGATACTAAAATATTATATTTTTTCATTTCAAACATTAAATTAATTAAATCTTCATCTGTTTCCCCTAATCCAACAATAACATGAGTTGTTATTTTTCCCGGATATTTCTTTGAGGATTCAATTAAAATGTTAAAGAGAGAGTCAAAACTCCCTCCCCTAATTCTACCAAATAATTCTTTATTAGCAACATCAATTGATATACCTAAATCATCTATATTATACTTGAATATCTCATTTACTTCTTCCATATTTTTAGGTCTTAAAGATACTGCTTTTAACACAGGTATATCTTTTGTTTTATATAAAAATTCCTTTAAATCTTCAAAATAATTATTAGAATTAACTACTTGAAGGCATAATCTTTTAAATGGATTTTTATCTTTAATCTTAGTTATAAATTCATCTATATTATATTCTGGCCATTTAACTCTAGACAACAAATCTTTGTCTGAATTTGCATCCTTTGCTTGAGCACAAAAACTACAATTATATATACATTTTTCTCCCAACATCAAATAAGCTGTAGGCATATCAAAATTAATCTTACCCTTTTTAAAACCTAATAAAACAGCTGTTGCATAAGATAGTTTGACTTTCATTCTATTCCTCCTGAATTATTACTCCTTCTATATTATTACTAAATATAACTTTAATAATTGTTGCATCAGAAGAAGTATATATAATATTAGATGAATATCTTTTATCTTTAAAATCATTTTCAATAGTATTTATTTTTTCTAACTCTTTTTTCAATTTAATATCTCTATATATACTATTTTTATATATATAATTTATCATAAATATATTAAATACAACCCCTATAATAATTAAAGAAATTATTAAAATTAATGAAAAATTTTTCATCAAAATACTCCCAACCATATACCTAAAAAAATAGCTGCTATTATTAATCCTATTGATAATCCAAAAATAATTAATATATCACTACTCCTTACTTTATTTTGAGGTAAACCAGCTTCTCTTTTTAAACCATCTATACTTTCTTTTAAAACATCACCTATTATTTTATCTTCCGGTGGATTAAAATATTCTTCTCTTTTTCTGTGCATCTCCTCTATTCTATTAGAATCGACCATCATTTTTAAATTTTTTGAAATTACAGCCTTTCCAATTACCCCACCACCAAGATCAACTTTAATAAAATAATAGTCTGTGTTTTGAATTAATTCTTTCGCAATTAAACTTGATTCAATTGGCATAATATTTTTTCCTTGTTCGTCAAATTTATCTGGATATTGCTCCTTTAATCTATTAATATTTGCAGGTTCAACTGGATCTATTATTAGAGAATAAACGGGATCTCCAACATCTAAATTATTTATCGTCATACCATTCAAAGGATCCGATAGAGGTAAAACTTCAGGAGAATTTAAAACATCTACTCTACTTAAATATGCTTTTTCTTTCTCTGAAAAACTTCTGTGTTGAGTCATCAACCATACAAGATCTTGATAAGTTAATTTTTCTGCAACTATTCTTAAATTTATTTCTCCTTCCCATTCTTCAAAAATTTCTGTCAAAATAGCTTTAATAACAGCAACGTCTGAATCTCTTACTCCTAAAAACATTTTTGCGTTAACAATTTCTGGCCCATATCTTTTTATTGTAGATTGTACATATGCTAAAAATTGTTTATTAAGATCTAAAACAGTAG is from Marinitoga sp. 38H-ov and encodes:
- a CDS encoding radical SAM protein; this translates as MKVKLSYATAVLLGFKKGKINFDMPTAYLMLGEKCIYNCSFCAQAKDANSDKDLLSRVKWPEYNIDEFITKIKDKNPFKRLCLQVVNSNNYFEDLKEFLYKTKDIPVLKAVSLRPKNMEEVNEIFKYNIDDLGISIDVANKELFGRIRGGSFDSLFNILIESSKKYPGKITTHVIVGLGETDEDLINLMFEMKKYNILVSLFAFTPVAGTEFEKKDPPSLERYRKIQLAREIIEKFDVKKDDFEFKNGILVKLPDVDISYNEAIKTSGCSFCTRPYYNEKPNKTLYNVPHNRKY
- a CDS encoding DUF4899 domain-containing protein, translating into MDFYAVKFFATSSLTAEVIIGYMFGKQRGKPEYKVLSIPKSKLPKYELPDINLSYIEYKANLEELYYNAIKDSTVLDLNKQFLAYVQSTIKRYGPEIVNAKMFLGVRDSDVAVIKAILTEIFEEWEGEINLRIVAEKLTYQDLVWLMTQHRSFSEKEKAYLSRVDVLNSPEVLPLSDPLNGMTINNLDVGDPVYSLIIDPVEPANINRLKEQYPDKFDEQGKNIMPIESSLIAKELIQNTDYYFIKVDLGGGVIGKAVISKNLKMMVDSNRIEEMHRKREEYFNPPEDKIIGDVLKESIDGLKREAGLPQNKVRSSDILIIFGLSIGLIIAAIFLGIWLGVF